The stretch of DNA GCGGGTGGCGGTCAGGCTGCCGCTGAGGGTCGGGCGGGTGAAGCCCCCCCGCCGCAGGTCGTAGGGGCCGCCGTACGTGAGCTGCCAGTTCGTGGCCCGCCCCGCGACGGTCCCCACACTGAAGGTGATCGTGCCGCTCTCCCGGGCGGTGTCGGGCTGCTCCAGCGCGATGTCGTGCGCGGTGGAGGCGGTGTACGCCCCGCGCCACGTGACGCTGTAGCTCCCGGTCAGGCGCGGCGTGATGAGGTTGAGGTTCTCGCGGCCGGTAAAGCTCAGGGAGTTGAGCACCGGATCGACGGCGCTGACCCCGCTGAACTCGACCCCCACGGCGCTCAGGCGGGGGGTCTGGATGTCGTGGGTCGCGTACACGCTGAAGGAGTTCGTGCGGATGTCTCCCGTCACCGTCGCGCGCACCGTGAAGGGCTGGTAGCCCCCCGCGCGGGTGTAGGCGCCGTTCGCCGTGACCGTGAGGTTCGGCGCGGGCCAGTTGCTGCTGCGCGTGACCGTCGCGGGCTGGGCGGGCACCGCGGGTGTGGTCGCGGTGGCGGGCTGGGCCGGGCGGGCGGGCGTGACGGTCACCTTTCCCGAGTTCGGGTCCCCCAGCGTGAGGCTGAAGTCGCTGCTCTCCAGCTCGCCCGTCGAGAAGTTGTGCGCCAGGTTGTACGTCAGGTTCACGGGCAGCCGGTTCACGGTGACCCGGAAGGTCGTGGGCGGCTGCTGGCTCGCGGGCAGGAACAGGTCGCGGGTGTACGAGACGCCGAAGGTCACGTCCTTGACGGGCACCGTGTTCAGGTCGAGGGTCAGCGGCGCGCTCAGGCGGCGGGTGGGCAGCGCGTCGAAGGCGAAGGGGCTCGTCCCCTCGATGCGGATGTAGTTGTAGCGGAGCCGCACCGTGTTCGTGACGTTGAAGCGCTGGGTGAGTTCCGCGCCGACGTTCAGGTTCACCGTGCGGGCGCCGGTCCCGTAGTACCGCCCGGTGAAGGTGTTCGTGAGGGTCAGGTCCGCATTGCGCCAGGGCTGCGTGGTGTAGCTCAGCGCGTGCTGCTCCTCCAGCCGGGTCGTGGTGATGTTGGGCTTGCCCCCCGCCTCCACGGCGGCCAGGCGCGAGAGGGGGTTGACCTGCGCCGTGTAGCGCCCCGCCGAGACCCGGAAGTCGGCGCTGAAATTGCCCTGGGTGTAGGGCTTGGGGTCCACGACGACTTCCGGGGTCCGCAGCGGCGTGCTGAGGGGCACGGTGGGCTCGGGCCCGAAGCGGTCGTTGTAGTTGAACTGGGCGCTGAAAAGGGGGTACTCCGCGTTCGCGGTGAAGTCCACCCGCGTCACGTTGCGCTCGGGGTCGGTCTGCGAGCGGCCGATGTCGCGCTGCACCACGCTGAGGCTGTAGTCCGCGTCGCGCACCGCGAGCGAGAGGGGAAAGCGGCCCTTCACGCTGAAGTCCAGGTCCACGTCGTAGCCGACCTGCCGCGTGCCGTCGGAGGCGAAGGGCTTGGGGTTCGCCAGGGCGTACAGGTTCAGCCGGTCCACGAAGGGCAGCGGCGCGTAGGACCGCAGGTTGACCCCGAAGCCCAGGCTGGGGTTGCGGTTCTCGTAGTAGCGCAGCAGGGTGGTGCCCAGCGTGTTCGACCCGATGGAAAAGGGCAGGTCCGCCTCCACCGTCCGGCCGTCGGGCTGGCCGTTCCCGATAACGAGGCGGGGCTGGCGCTCGGGGTCGCCCAGCGGCAGCACCACGACGGGCAGGTACAGCACCGGACGGTCCGCGAGCAGGAGCTGCGCCCGGTACGCCACCAGGCGGTCCCCGGGGTACACGACCAGCCGCTCGGCCCGGAAGGCGTAGTCGTTCGGCGTGCGCCCGCACTTCGCGCAGGGGGTGAAGTACCCGCCCGTGGCCCGCAGTTGCCCCGGGATGCGCTCGACCTCGCTGCCCCGGATCTCCAGGTTCCCGTCGCTGATGAGCACGTCCTCGCCGGTGAGCTGCTCCTGCCCCAGGTCCACGACGAGGTTCTCGCCCTGGAGGTTTTGCCCCTCCTTCGCGGTCCGGTAGGTCGCCGAGCCGATCAGGGTCAGCGTCCGGCGGGTGCGGTTGTACTCGACCCGCTGGGCGAGCACCACGTCGTCGTCCACCCGCAGCTCGACCGTGCCTCCGCTCTCGCCCCCGGTGATGACCACGATCTCCTGGTCGTCCACCCGTCGCAGCTCCAGCGTCTGCGCCTGCACGATCCGCACCGTCCGGGCCCCCGCCTCGCCCAGCGCGAGCAGCCCGGCGAGTGAGGCCAGGGCGACGAGGGCGCCCCGGCGCACCTTCCGCCGGAAGAGGTTCCCGATGGTTTTACTCGCCATGTGATCCGGTCAGCGCGAGGGGAGCGGAGAGGGGGGACAGCGTGGGCAGCGGGCGGGACAGCGCGAGGACTGGCCGGGCGTCTGGTACGCCTGCGAGCATGCCCAGGGTGGTGCCGGGGTAGTAGAAGCCCAGGATGTGCAGGTGGTCCTGTCCCTGCCGCGCGAGCCCCAGCGCCCCGTACTGGGAGAGGCCGACCCCGTGCCCGGAGCCCGCCCCCTCCACCACCAGGGGGGTGTTCGGCCCCACCGGCCCGCTCAGGGTCACCCGGCTGCTCGCGGCGCCCAGCGAGCGCACGAAGCCGCCCGCGTCGGCGCCAGCCAGGCGGGTCACCCCACCCGTTCCCGTCAGCGTGACCTCCTGCGCGCGGCCCGAGAGACTCGCGCGGGTGATCCGCACGGAGTTCAGGGTCCCGACCCGCACCCGGTAGCGCGCGGCCACTTCCGCCACCTTGGCCGCGCTCACCTCCAGCCGCCAGCGGGCGCGCGGCCCGCCCGCCGAGTAGGGATCGGCCTGGGCGGGCAGGTAGGGCAGGTCACGGCCCCAGGTTTCTGCGCTCGACGCCGTATAGCCGCCCGAGTCGCTGGAGAAGTAGGTGCTCGCGGGTTTGCCCGAGTAGGCGACGACCTGCCCGGCGGTTGCCCGGATCGCGGCGTCCGAGCCCGGTTTCTCGGCCTTCACCCCGCCGTACATCTGGCAACTCTCGGTGGCGCAGGTGTCGTAGGGCAGCGCCGGGTTGATGCGCGCCGCCACGTAGGTCCGCGCGATCACGGCCTGGGCGGCGAGCGCGGAGGCGGGCCAGCCCGCGGGCATCTCGGCGGGAACCACCCCCCGCAGGTAGTCCTCCACATCCAGCACGTTGATCGCCTGCACGCCGCCCGACACAGCCCGCAGCAGTACGCCACCCCGGTAGGGCTTCGAGGCGATCTCCACCACGCTGCCCGGCGAGGGCGGGAGGTACAGGGTGCCGCTCCCCGCGTCCCGCCCGTTCAGGGTGAGGCGGTCCCCCTGCGCGCCCACGGTCCAGGCGTTCGTTGGCAGCGGGGCGGGCGCCACCCCCGGCACGGTGAGGGCCCCCGGCGCCGGGGCGGACGTGCCCGGCAGCCGCACCGTGAGCTGCGGGGCGCTGACGACCAGCACCCGGATGTTCAGGGCCTGGGCCGCGGTTAGGGCACTCCCACCGAGCGCCAGCGTGAGCATGAGAACGCGCATCTGTCCCGAGAGTATAAGCGGCGGCTTCTGTACCTGGCCTGACAGGAAGGTGAGAGGGAAAACGTTCCCCTCATCGCCCCCGTCCGGCACGGCATCATGGGCGGCATGACAGCGGGGGCGGGACGGGTCTGGGCCCACGTCGGGCAGACGTTCGCGGAGACGGGTTACGACGTGGTGATCGTGGGGGCCGGGCGGATGGGGGCGGCCTGCGCGCTCTTCCTGCGGCAGCTCGCGCCGGGGCTGCGCCTCCTGATCGTCGAGCGGGGCGGCCTGCCCAATGAGGAGGGGGCGACGATCCTCGCGCCGGGGGTGTGGACCGCGTTCGACGTGCCGCCGGGCCGGGAGGCGGAGGCGGCGTGGGTGCGGCGCATTCTGGAGGAGAGTTTCGGGGACGTGCAGTTTGCCGCCCGCCCGCTGCTGAACCTTTATCCAGAAGAGGCGGAGGGCAGCGTGCCGACAACCGACGCGCTGGCCCGTTGTCCCGAGGCCGTGGGGCTCCTCAGTCCCCGGGCCCTGCCCTTCGCCCGGGTAGACGAGGACGCGGCGACCTACCGCCCCGGGGCCGTCGCCCTCGCCTGCGGACAGGGGGCGGTGCGGGCGAGGGCCGACCTGCTGCTGAACACGCACGTGCACCTCACGCCGGGGGGGCTGTGCCTGGACCGCCTGACGGTCACGAACACCCATGAGATCGTCACGCACGAGACGCACGAGTTGCGGGCGGGCCGGGTGATCGTGGCAATGGGAGCCGATGGTCCCCACGCCGCCGAACACGATCTGGGCGTCCATACAGGGCACGGGCGGGCGTACCGGCAGGCGCCGCGCCTGAACACGCCCAGCACGGATGCGGCACCGATCCTGCGGGCGGGCGGCCTGACCCTGCGCCCTCAGCACGGCGGCTTCACCCTGATCCCTCCCGTCCACCACCGCGACCCGCATGGCTACGTCCCGACCGGAGGCCGCCTGACCGGTGTGCCGGTCGGTGTGCGGCGCGAGACGCTGGAGGACCTTATCCGCCTGATGGACGCCCTACCGCCGCTGGGCACGGAGGCGCTGGAGGTCGGACACAGCCTCGCAGACGTACCCGGTGCGTGGCTCGCGTTGCCGGAAGGAAGGGCTGATGCGCCCCCCGTCCACCACAGCCTCACCGAGGGCGCCCATCTCCTCCTGGGTGGTCCTCTGGCGGACACGTTGGGCCTCGCCGTTGCCTACGACCTGGCCGCGGAGCTTGCGGGAGTACGGGAGAGACCGTGGGGGAAAGTTCCGTTCAGAACGGCCAAAAAGCTCCCCCTTGAGGGGGAGGTTGGGAGGGGATGAACGGGCCTAGCGTCTAGAGACCAGTCAGAAGAACTAGACCTTCTAGCAGGGAGGGCAAGTGGCGAGGGTCACACGCCCCCTCGCCCCAGCCCTCTGCCAGCAGCCCTGCGAGTCTCCCATAAGGGGAGAGGGAGCAGACGGCCATCGCCTACTCCCTCCACACTGCCTCCGGCTTCCCTACCAGCGGCGTGCGCCCCGCTGCTTCCCCAGCCTGCGCTCGGCCTGCCCCAGGAGGAAGTCCAGGGCGCGGTCACGCTTGCGAATCTTGGCGTACCTGCCCCGCTTGGCCTTCTGGTTTCGGCGGAGCAGGCTGATGACTTCCAGCGCGACGGGCGCGTAGACCATCCACTTGCTGAACTTGCCGCCCTGCGAACGGGTCTTTTTCATGCCCCCAGTACGACAGTTCGGGGGGAAAAGTTGCTGAGGACGAGCTCAGCCGCGTTCACCCTCGGACGTGCCGTCCAGAAAAACGGGCCCCCACATGGATTCGGGGCCTACACTGAGGCATGACACAAACGGTGGACAGGGTGACGGCCCTCCGTGACCAGCTCGTCGCGTGGCGGCGGCACCTGCACATGAACCCCGAGGTGGGCTTCGAGGAGCACGAGACGGCGGCGTACATCGAGGCCGAGCTGCGGAAGATGCCCGGCCTGACGGTGTCGCGCCCAACCGCGACGAGTGTGCTCGCCGTCCTGAAGGGCGGGAAGCCCGGCCGCACCGTGCTGCTGCGGGCCGACATCGACGCCCTGCCCATGGAGGAGGAGAACACCTTCGAGTTCCGCTCGCAGAAACCCGGGGCCATGCACGCCTGCGGGCACGACGGGCACACGGCGATCCTGCTGGGTGTGGCGAAGCTCCTGTCGGAACACGCGGTGGAGGTGCCCGGCGAGGTCCGCATGATCTTCCAGCACGCCGAGGAGATCGGGCCGGGCGGCGCCGAGGAACTCGTGATGGAGACGGGGCTGATGGACGGGGTGGACGTGGTGACCGGCCTGCACCTCAACAGCCAGCTTCCGGTCGGACTGGTGGTGGTCAAGCCGGGCGCCTTCATGGCCGCGCCCGACACCATCCACATCACGGTCAAGGGCAAGGGCGGGCACGGGGCGCACCCCGAGCAGACGGTGGACCCCATCGCGGTGGGGGCGCAGGTCGTGACGAACCTCCAGCATGTGGTCAGCCGCCACGTGGCCGCGCTCGACGCCCTGGTCGTCTCCATCACCTACTTCCAGAGCGGCACCACCCACAACGTCATCCCCGACACGGCGACGATGATGGGCACGGTACGGACCTTCGACCCCGAACTGCGTCAGCGGGCACCGCAACTCATCGAACGTGTCATCAAGGGCATCACGGCGGCCCACGGGGCGGATTACGACTTCAAGTACGAGTTCGGCTACCGGCCCCTGATCAACACCCACTGGGTGGCCGCCCAGCTCAAGGAGATCGCGCTGGAGACGGTCGGCCCCGAGCACTACGAGGACGCCAAGCCCACGATGGGCGGCGAGGACTTCAGCGCCTACCTGGAGAAGGCGCCCGGCGCGTACTTCAACGTGGGCTCGGGCAGCGACGAGCAGGACAGCCGCTGGCCGCACCACCACCCCCGCTTCACCATCGACGAGGCCAGCCTGGAGACGGGCGTGCGGATGCTCCACGCCGCCGCGCTGCGCCTCGCCCAGCCGGAGTAGGCTCATGCTGCCCGAGGCCCTCGCCCGCCAGATCATCACCGACCACGAGCGACATCCTCGCGGGAAGGGGGCGATTGAGGGGGCGCCCCACGTCGCCCTCGACAATCCTGGCTGCGGCGATCACGTCACGGTCTGGGTGCGGGTGGAGGCCGGGCGGCTGGCCGAGGTCTGCTTCACCGGGCGGGGCTGTGCGATCAGCCAGGCGAGCGCCAGCCTGATGACGGGGGCGCTCAGGGGCAAGGGGCTCGAAGAAGCCCGCGCCCTTGCCACCCGTTACCGGGCGATGGTGATGGGCGAGGGGCCAGCGGACCCAGTGCTGGGTGACCTCGTGGCACTCGCGGGCGTGAGCCGATTACACGCGCGGCGCAAGTGTGCGCTGCTGGCCTGGAACGCGCTGGAGGCGGCGCTGGCGGAAGACTGAATGGATTCAAGGAAGCGGGCGGGAAGAATAATGCTCCCCGCCCGCTTCCTTTTGCCGATCTGAACGAAGCCTCTCCTGCATTGAGGAGGCCGCAAACTTCTCCTGCCAGCCGCGCCACAGATCAGGCCGCCGGGGAAACCTCTTCCCCAGCCGCGTCAGCAGGCGTGCCGTTCAGCACACCGAGCGCCGTCAGCACCAACGCGGCGCCCGTACCGAAAGTGACGGTCTGTCCCAGGCGGGAATACAGTTCCCCACCCATCAGGGGGCCTGCGATCCCGGCGAGCGAGCCGAACGCCTGCACGCCTCCCTGCACCTTTCCCTGCGCCTCGGCAGGCGTGGCGTTGGAGATCAGAGCATCCAGAACGGCGTTCAGCACACCTTCGCCCAGCGAGAACAGCAGGAGCGCGGCGTAGAGGAGAGCCTGCACCGGGTAGAGATGGAGCACGGTCAGACCGAGGAGGCCCGCGACACCCGCACCCAACGCCCCCTGCGCGACGTGCCGCTCCCCCCACCACTGGATCAGGTGCGAGAGGAGAAAGCCCTGCACCAGGATGTCGCAGACTCCGACGACCACGGAGCGGGTGGCAAGTTGTTCCGGCCCCCAGTGCAGGGTGTCCCGTGCGAGGAGGGGAAGCGTGACCTGCATGAGGGTGAAGTGCAGGGCGAACAGCACCGACACGGCCACCAGGCGGCAAACGAGCGGGTGAGCGAGGACGCCCCGGAGCTGAAGGAGCGGATTGAGGTGGGCCGCGCCGAACTGCCTGCGGCGCCGCTCGGGGGGCAGGCTCTCGGGGAGGACGAACGCGCCCCCACAGCAGGTTCAGTCCGCAGATGGCCGCTGCCGGGAACATCGGGGCACTCAGGCTCAGGTGGGCCAGGGCCCCGCCCAGCACCGGACCCAGGATCAGGCCCGCGCTGATGGTCGCCCCAAGTTGCCCGAAGACCTTGCCGCGCTCCTGCTGTGGCGTGGTGTCCGCCATGTAGGCGAAGGTGCCCGCCATGCCGCCCGCCGTGAGGCCGTCGATGGCCCGCCCCAGGAACAGCATCGCCAGACTGCCGCCGATCCCGAAGACCACGTACCCGACCGCCGAGCCCAGCAGACTGAGCATGATCACGGGGCGCCGCCCGTAGGCATCGCTGAGGGCGCCCATCACGGGGGCCGAGAAGAACGAGAGCAGGGCGAACGACGCCCCCAGCCAGCCGATCACCGCCGCCTGCTCCGAGACCTGCGGCACGTAGCGCACGACAATGAAGGGCAGCACGGGAAAGACCACCGACAGGCCCATCGCAAACAGGAACGTGGTGACGATCAGGAACAGGCGGGGCAAGCGTCGAGTAGACGAGGTGTTCATGCCTCCGAACGTAGTGGCGGTACTCCACAACCGAATTGTCAAAAAGCAACGTCTGGACCTGCCGCTCAGGAAGGAGGCTCCTGCCCCGCCTCTGCCGCGCGGCGCTGACCCCAGCGAAGCGTCCGGGACTCATGCGGGCCAGCGCCCCGAACTCCTTGGTCAGGTGGGCCTGGTCGCTGAACTCCAATTCGTAAGCTAGTG from Deinococcus apachensis DSM 19763 encodes:
- a CDS encoding SpoIID/LytB domain-containing protein; amino-acid sequence: MRVLMLTLALGGSALTAAQALNIRVLVVSAPQLTVRLPGTSAPAPGALTVPGVAPAPLPTNAWTVGAQGDRLTLNGRDAGSGTLYLPPSPGSVVEIASKPYRGGVLLRAVSGGVQAINVLDVEDYLRGVVPAEMPAGWPASALAAQAVIARTYVAARINPALPYDTCATESCQMYGGVKAEKPGSDAAIRATAGQVVAYSGKPASTYFSSDSGGYTASSAETWGRDLPYLPAQADPYSAGGPRARWRLEVSAAKVAEVAARYRVRVGTLNSVRITRASLSGRAQEVTLTGTGGVTRLAGADAGGFVRSLGAASSRVTLSGPVGPNTPLVVEGAGSGHGVGLSQYGALGLARQGQDHLHILGFYYPGTTLGMLAGVPDARPVLALSRPLPTLSPLSAPLALTGSHGE
- a CDS encoding FAD-dependent oxidoreductase; protein product: MGGMTAGAGRVWAHVGQTFAETGYDVVIVGAGRMGAACALFLRQLAPGLRLLIVERGGLPNEEGATILAPGVWTAFDVPPGREAEAAWVRRILEESFGDVQFAARPLLNLYPEEAEGSVPTTDALARCPEAVGLLSPRALPFARVDEDAATYRPGAVALACGQGAVRARADLLLNTHVHLTPGGLCLDRLTVTNTHEIVTHETHELRAGRVIVAMGADGPHAAEHDLGVHTGHGRAYRQAPRLNTPSTDAAPILRAGGLTLRPQHGGFTLIPPVHHRDPHGYVPTGGRLTGVPVGVRRETLEDLIRLMDALPPLGTEALEVGHSLADVPGAWLALPEGRADAPPVHHSLTEGAHLLLGGPLADTLGLAVAYDLAAELAGVRERPWGKVPFRTAKKLPLEGEVGRG
- a CDS encoding M20 family metallopeptidase; amino-acid sequence: MTQTVDRVTALRDQLVAWRRHLHMNPEVGFEEHETAAYIEAELRKMPGLTVSRPTATSVLAVLKGGKPGRTVLLRADIDALPMEEENTFEFRSQKPGAMHACGHDGHTAILLGVAKLLSEHAVEVPGEVRMIFQHAEEIGPGGAEELVMETGLMDGVDVVTGLHLNSQLPVGLVVVKPGAFMAAPDTIHITVKGKGGHGAHPEQTVDPIAVGAQVVTNLQHVVSRHVAALDALVVSITYFQSGTTHNVIPDTATMMGTVRTFDPELRQRAPQLIERVIKGITAAHGADYDFKYEFGYRPLINTHWVAAQLKEIALETVGPEHYEDAKPTMGGEDFSAYLEKAPGAYFNVGSGSDEQDSRWPHHHPRFTIDEASLETGVRMLHAAALRLAQPE
- the sufU gene encoding Fe-S cluster assembly sulfur transfer protein SufU, producing the protein MLPEALARQIITDHERHPRGKGAIEGAPHVALDNPGCGDHVTVWVRVEAGRLAEVCFTGRGCAISQASASLMTGALRGKGLEEARALATRYRAMVMGEGPADPVLGDLVALAGVSRLHARRKCALLAWNALEAALAED